A genomic stretch from Rhinatrema bivittatum chromosome 9, aRhiBiv1.1, whole genome shotgun sequence includes:
- the LLPH gene encoding protein LLP homolog isoform X3 — protein sequence MAKSLRSKWKRKMRAEKRKKKAPKELARLKNILAQGNSDVSMSDVKEIATIVTPEKLKEKMEVDMKMQDDIGKMDIDSKRNKKSLLNEHGQYPGWMNPRQRKKLKAQRKKKKNKPKALK from the exons ATGGCAAAAAGCTTAAGGAGTAAATGGAAGAGGAAGATGCGagcagagaagaggaagaagaaagcaCCAAAAGAACTGGCACGCCTTAAAAATATTCTAGCACAAGGCAATAGCGATGTTTCAATGAGTGATGTTAAAGAGATTGCAACTATTGTGACACCTGAAAAACTCAAAGAAAAAATGGAGGTGGATATGAAAATGCAAGatg ATATTGGAAAGATGGATATTGATAGCAAAAGGAATAAGAAAAGTCTTCTAAATGAGCATGGACAGTACCCAGGATGGATGAATCCACGGCAAAGGAAGAAGCTTAAAGCACaacggaaaaagaaaaaaaacaagcccaaagcACTAAAGTAA